Proteins encoded together in one Sphingomonas radiodurans window:
- the queG gene encoding tRNA epoxyqueuosine(34) reductase QueG, which translates to MAQDNLEAKLKAQATALGFAACGVARADAAPRAGERLRKWLAEGCHGDMIWMEARAHHREAPAALWPEVRSVISLGMSYAPAEDPLRLAGEGAIGRISTYAQGADYHDVVKKALKALARWLVSEAPCDLKVFVDTAPVMEKPLAEAAGLGWQGKHTNLVSRIDGSWLFLGAIYTTLDLIPDASGRDSCGSCDACQRACPTDAFPAPYRLDARRCISYLTIEHAGPIPQEFRAAIGNRIYGCDDCLAVCPWNKFAATARANQAFAARAELAAPRLADLLALDDADFRQVFAGSPIKRIGRDRMVRNCLIAAGNSDDVALLPVVERLANDPDPVVAEAASWAISRLRGG; encoded by the coding sequence ATGGCGCAAGACAACCTCGAAGCGAAGCTGAAGGCGCAAGCGACGGCGCTCGGCTTCGCAGCATGCGGGGTCGCGCGCGCCGATGCCGCACCGCGCGCGGGCGAGCGGCTGCGCAAGTGGCTTGCCGAAGGATGCCACGGCGACATGATCTGGATGGAGGCACGCGCGCATCATCGCGAAGCACCGGCTGCGCTATGGCCCGAGGTGCGTAGCGTGATCTCGCTCGGCATGAGTTACGCCCCGGCCGAGGATCCACTGCGGCTGGCAGGGGAGGGGGCGATCGGGCGCATTTCGACCTATGCGCAAGGCGCCGATTATCACGACGTGGTGAAGAAGGCGCTGAAGGCGCTCGCCCGCTGGCTGGTGAGCGAAGCGCCGTGCGACTTGAAAGTGTTCGTCGATACCGCGCCGGTGATGGAAAAGCCGCTGGCCGAAGCGGCCGGGCTGGGCTGGCAGGGCAAGCACACCAACCTCGTCAGTCGCATCGATGGCAGCTGGCTGTTCCTTGGCGCGATTTACACCACGCTCGATCTGATACCTGACGCCTCGGGGCGGGATAGCTGCGGATCGTGCGACGCCTGCCAGCGCGCTTGCCCGACGGATGCCTTTCCGGCGCCGTACCGGCTCGATGCGCGGCGCTGTATCTCGTATCTGACGATCGAACATGCCGGGCCGATCCCGCAAGAATTCCGCGCCGCGATCGGCAACCGCATTTATGGCTGCGACGATTGCCTGGCGGTATGCCCGTGGAACAAATTTGCCGCCACCGCGCGGGCGAACCAGGCTTTTGCCGCGCGCGCGGAGCTGGCCGCGCCGCGGCTCGCCGATCTACTCGCGCTGGACGATGCGGACTTTCGGCAAGTGTTCGCCGGATCCCCGATCAAGCGTATCGGGCGCGACCGGATGGTGCGCAATTGCCTGATCGCCGCCGGCAACAGCGATGATGTCGCGTTGCTGCCGGTGGTCGAACGGCTGGCGAACGATCCCGACCCGGTCGTTGCGGAAGCCGCGAGCTGGGCTATTTCCCGCCTTCGCGGCGGGTGA
- a CDS encoding ABC transporter ATP-binding protein: protein MSLSEPAITATGLVKRFGDRRVVDGVDLVVPRGSVYGVLGPNGAGKTTTLRMLLGIIEPDSGSRTLFGASHPREASDRVGYLPEERGLYPAMKAREAIAFMGALRGLPWREGRARAGELLEAAGIGHATDQKIRKLSKGMAQLVQLLGSVVHQPDLLVLDEPFSGLDPVNQERLEALILAERDRGATILFSTHVMAHAQRLCDRLAIIAGGKRRFEGTVDEARGTLPQQVHYVPHFPDADLRAQLPADAQSEGDGWRFELPRDGIEELLKRLIDAGYGISGLSIERPGLHEAFVRIVGQASAEKAA, encoded by the coding sequence ATGTCGCTGTCCGAACCCGCCATCACCGCCACCGGCCTGGTGAAGCGCTTCGGCGACCGGCGCGTCGTCGACGGCGTCGACCTCGTCGTGCCGAGAGGCTCCGTATATGGCGTGCTCGGTCCTAACGGCGCGGGCAAGACGACGACGCTGCGGATGCTGCTCGGCATCATCGAGCCCGACAGCGGCAGCCGCACGTTGTTCGGCGCGAGCCACCCGCGTGAGGCGAGCGATCGCGTCGGCTATCTTCCCGAAGAACGCGGGCTCTATCCGGCGATGAAGGCACGTGAGGCAATCGCCTTCATGGGCGCGCTCCGGGGCCTGCCGTGGCGCGAGGGCCGCGCGCGGGCGGGCGAGCTGCTCGAAGCTGCCGGCATCGGCCATGCGACGGACCAGAAGATCCGCAAGCTCTCCAAGGGTATGGCCCAGCTCGTGCAGCTGCTCGGCTCGGTCGTCCATCAGCCTGATCTGCTGGTGCTCGACGAGCCGTTCTCTGGCCTAGATCCGGTCAATCAGGAACGGCTCGAAGCGCTGATCCTCGCCGAGCGTGATCGCGGCGCAACGATCTTGTTCTCCACCCACGTCATGGCGCACGCGCAGCGGCTGTGTGACCGGCTGGCGATCATCGCAGGCGGCAAGCGCCGCTTCGAGGGTACGGTGGACGAAGCGCGTGGCACACTCCCGCAGCAGGTCCATTACGTGCCGCACTTCCCCGACGCGGATCTGCGCGCGCAGTTGCCTGCGGACGCGCAGTCCGAAGGCGACGGTTGGCGGTTCGAACTGCCGCGCGACGGGATCGAGGAATTGCTCAAGCGGCTGATCGACGCCGGATACGGCATTTCCGGCCTTTCGATCGAACGACCGGGGCTCCACGAGGCATTCGTGCGCATCGTCGGCCAGGCCTCAGCGGAGAAGGCCGCATGA
- a CDS encoding ABC transporter permease: MSAKPSGNIRRRLRQTMTIARRDFIATVFTPIFLLFLFAPVIMVSFGAVGGLGAASVTAGSAEKERLVVIAAAREASALVTADKALRGLFGAEARPPELEIRAPAGNVAVQARAALDSREVDVEAVMSGPLEAPQILYGKSSRPARYLATLAEQALRIDRTGPAPLSTATLTRTTRSAPSLGGRNASAFLAVFGIFFLTLFLSGQVVGTMAEERNNKVIEVLAAAVPLESVFLGKLLGMFGVAVLFVAFWGTIASQIGALIPVGTNLSELTPAIGFGPFALLFAAYFTTAYLLLGSVFLGVGAQASTMREIQMLSLPITILQVGMFALASGAASNPDSWVATIAELFPLSSPFAMAGHAANSPELWPHIAALAWQLLWVAIFIIVGARLFRRGVLQSDSPSSAWKRLFSRTPRPVEPATY, encoded by the coding sequence ATGAGCGCCAAACCTAGCGGCAACATCCGCCGCCGCCTGCGCCAGACGATGACGATCGCGCGGCGCGATTTCATCGCGACCGTCTTCACCCCGATATTTCTTCTATTCCTCTTTGCGCCCGTCATCATGGTATCGTTCGGTGCCGTCGGCGGGCTGGGCGCGGCGAGCGTCACGGCCGGATCGGCCGAGAAGGAACGGCTGGTGGTCATCGCCGCCGCACGCGAAGCATCGGCGCTGGTCACTGCTGATAAGGCACTACGCGGGCTGTTCGGGGCAGAAGCCCGTCCTCCCGAGCTCGAAATTCGCGCCCCGGCCGGCAACGTCGCAGTGCAGGCGCGCGCCGCGCTCGATTCGCGCGAGGTCGATGTCGAGGCAGTGATGAGCGGGCCGCTTGAGGCGCCGCAGATCCTCTACGGCAAGAGCAGCCGCCCCGCGCGCTATCTCGCGACGCTTGCGGAACAGGCGCTGCGTATCGATCGCACCGGTCCGGCCCCGCTCAGTACCGCGACGCTCACCCGTACCACCCGCAGCGCGCCGTCGCTCGGCGGGCGCAACGCCTCGGCCTTTCTGGCGGTGTTCGGCATCTTCTTTCTCACGCTGTTCCTGTCCGGCCAGGTGGTCGGAACGATGGCGGAGGAGCGCAACAACAAGGTGATCGAGGTGCTCGCCGCGGCCGTTCCTTTGGAAAGCGTGTTCCTCGGCAAGTTGCTCGGCATGTTCGGCGTCGCCGTGCTCTTCGTCGCCTTTTGGGGCACCATCGCCAGCCAGATCGGCGCGCTGATTCCGGTAGGAACGAACCTGTCGGAGCTGACACCTGCGATTGGCTTCGGCCCCTTCGCGCTCCTATTCGCGGCATACTTCACCACCGCGTATCTGCTGCTCGGCTCGGTATTCCTCGGCGTCGGCGCGCAGGCTTCGACGATGCGCGAGATTCAGATGCTGTCGCTACCGATCACCATCCTGCAGGTCGGCATGTTCGCGCTCGCCTCCGGCGCCGCATCGAACCCTGACAGCTGGGTGGCGACCATCGCAGAGCTGTTCCCGCTCTCCTCGCCGTTCGCGATGGCGGGCCATGCGGCGAATTCGCCCGAGCTTTGGCCCCACATCGCGGCGCTCGCGTGGCAGCTGCTGTGGGTCGCGATCTTCATCATCGTGGGCGCGCGGCTGTTCCGTCGCGGCGTGCTCCAGTCCGACAGTCCGTCCAGCGCATGGAAGAGGCTGTTCAGCCGCACGCCGCGTCCAGTTGAACCCGCGACCTATTGA
- a CDS encoding cytochrome P450: MATLAKDAFEAPTVDPLDVSRSELYLNDTWREPFMRLRAEAPVHYVRDSEFGPYWSVSTYKPIVEVESLPDLFSSEAGGITLANFEMGDPNAVKMPMFIARDRPVHTAQRRTVAPAFTPSEMTRLSAEIRHRTAEVLDTLPWGEEFDWVDTVSIELTTGMLAILFDFPWEDRRKLTFWSDWAGDIEIIKNEELRQQRLVHLFECGTYFRRLWNERLDKPRQPDLISMMVHSDAMREMDDHEFLGNLILLIVGGNDTTRNTMSGLAYGLDKYADQRTKLEADPSLIPNAVSEIIRWQTPLAHMRRTATADTELMGQQIKAGDKLAMWYISGNRDESVFGEDADKLIVDRPNARRHLAFGHGIHRCVGARLAELQIGILLEEMAKRRMRVNVTGEPERVAACFVHGYRKLPVQLSKY, from the coding sequence ATGGCGACGCTTGCGAAGGACGCGTTTGAGGCCCCGACGGTCGATCCGCTCGACGTCAGCCGGTCGGAGCTTTATCTCAACGATACATGGCGTGAGCCCTTCATGCGGCTGCGGGCCGAAGCGCCGGTCCATTACGTGCGCGATTCGGAGTTTGGCCCCTATTGGTCGGTCTCCACGTACAAGCCGATCGTCGAAGTGGAATCGCTCCCCGATCTCTTTTCGTCCGAAGCCGGTGGGATCACGCTCGCCAATTTCGAGATGGGCGATCCCAATGCGGTGAAGATGCCGATGTTCATCGCGCGCGATCGTCCGGTTCACACAGCACAGCGCCGCACCGTCGCGCCAGCCTTCACCCCATCCGAGATGACGCGCCTGTCCGCCGAAATCCGACACCGCACCGCGGAAGTACTCGACACCCTGCCATGGGGCGAGGAATTCGACTGGGTCGATACCGTTTCGATCGAGCTGACCACCGGCATGCTTGCGATCCTGTTCGACTTCCCGTGGGAAGATCGCCGCAAGCTGACCTTCTGGTCGGACTGGGCCGGCGACATCGAGATCATCAAGAACGAAGAATTGCGCCAGCAGCGACTGGTCCATTTGTTCGAATGCGGCACCTACTTCCGTCGGCTTTGGAACGAGCGGCTCGACAAACCGCGGCAGCCTGATCTCATCAGCATGATGGTCCATTCGGATGCGATGCGCGAAATGGACGATCACGAATTCCTCGGAAACCTGATCCTGCTGATCGTCGGCGGCAACGATACGACGCGCAACACCATGTCGGGCCTCGCTTACGGCCTCGACAAATATGCCGACCAGCGGACCAAGTTAGAGGCCGATCCGTCCCTGATCCCCAACGCCGTCAGCGAGATCATCCGCTGGCAGACCCCGCTCGCCCACATGCGCCGGACCGCGACCGCCGACACCGAACTGATGGGTCAGCAGATCAAGGCCGGTGACAAGCTTGCGATGTGGTACATCTCGGGCAATCGCGACGAGAGCGTGTTTGGCGAGGACGCCGACAAGCTGATCGTCGACCGCCCCAATGCCCGCCGCCACCTCGCGTTTGGCCACGGTATCCACCGCTGCGTCGGCGCTCGGCTTGCCGAATTGCAGATCGGTATTCTGCTCGAGGAAATGGCCAAGCGGCGGATGCGCGTGAACGTCACCGGAGAGCCCGAGCGCGTCGCGGCATGTTTTGTCCATGGTTATCGCAAGTTGCCGGTACAGCTCTCCAAGTATTGA